ATGCATCAATAAAAAGATTGTACTATAAGATGTAAGGAATGCTGTTCGTGAGACATGTCGATCTGGGAATTGTTCTCATTCGGTTAACCTCAACCTGGAATAACGAGAGGAATCATTCTTCCCGATCCAGTGAGATTACCATGTCACTTATTCTGTCAGGCTCTGCATCCACTGCATCATTAAACTCTTCAAGCATGAGCATTGATGTCTTGAAGTTTGATCTCGTTAACTGTTCTATATTCACCCCCAATGGAACCAGGACGCCATCGGCATAGGATGCTGTGATCACCTCCGCATAGACCTTAAGGGCATTTATGACAGACCTCTTCGGTGCACCGGAAGGATCACCGCTCTCCAGGATGTAATTTCTGGGTTTATCTGGAAGTTCTACTCCGAGGAAATCCAGAAGGTTGAGGTCAGCGCTGCTTCTCAGTGGAGCAAAGCTGAGCAGTACCGTTGAGGGTGCGATATCTGCAAGACGGCACAGCCTGCTGTATTCCTGAAGAAGTCCGATCATTTGGGAACTGTCGAACAGTATCTGAGTCGTGAAAAACTGTGCTCCGGAAATGGTTTTGAAAAGCATCCTCTTTGCCTCCTCCCTTCTCTCCGGAAGGCAGATATTACCTATGGTCATACCTTCCAGTCTGTTCAGCGAATTCAGGTGTCTGGCGATGAGATTTGCTTCCGAGACGCTCGGTCCAGGAAAACGATGATGCCTCGTGTTTCCGCCTACAAAGATCATGTTCTTCAACCCAAGGGCATAAGTTTCACTCAGCCAGTCAACAAACATCTCGTACGTTTCCATATGGGCTACGACCTTGTTGACTATCGCATCCTTTCCAATGAGATCCGCTGTTCCCCTGGAGAGCGAGCGCGTATAGATACTGTTGTACCTGGGTCTCCCTTCGTGATTCTCCTCAACAAGCTCCGGAACGCTCACAGCATTGAGTCTCGAGAAGTTCTTGAGCTCATCAGCAAGATCTTTCTTCCTCGATTCAAGGTTTGCCATTATCTTCTGATCATGCGATGGATCGCCAGTACGGTTATCTCGCAGTGGAAGTGCGGTAAATATCAAGGGCTTTTTCCCAAGCGATGAAGAAAAACTATCGAAACTCTTTGTCATTTTAGATTGTTAGGTTTCACTTATATATAGTGATATCGCTGTTTTCTATCATTCAAGCAAAATTAATATGCCATAAGATTTAACCTATCCCATTTATTACCTTATCAATGCCGGACAAACTAATTGCTGTAACAAGAACTTCTTCCAAAGGTTCTTCACTGAGAATAACCCTTCCAAAAGAGGTTGCGGAGAAATTGAATGTGTCAGAATCTGAACATATTGGATTTTATGAAGTTAAGGGCGAAATCCTGGTTAGAAAGATTGAATGACAACAATTGCAAAGTATTAACTGATAGTGGATTTAACCTGCAGTAAAGTTGAAAAGGTCCAGCCTTAACATTGACTGCGGTTGAATCTGGTGCATAGATTTAGAAAAACAATATTTTTCAGAAAGAAAGTGCATTTGAGCCGAGGATGTAATTTTAACGGGGACCTAATGCTGTATAACTTGAGTTATACGACCGAATGAAATACTTCGGTTTCGCTCAAATTATCTCCTTAACCTCAGAATACGGATATATAGCATCAGCCTCGAATCCCGCGAATTCCGATTCAAAATTTACTATTCTGGCTAAAAAAGGGTTTATTAGGTTGGATGGAACGATAGCCACGCAATTTACAACACCTTCTGAGTGCTCTTCGAGATAAGATGCTATTGGAAGTTGATCCTTCAGGATGCGAGAGAGCACCTTTGTCAAGGGTTTGCTCTGAATGGAGGTGAACAACGGTGACCTATCTTCGTCCGCAGGGTAAAGCACAGCATTATTCTTCCCACCTACCCCCCTCCACTCAAGGAAGTATTTCCCGTTTTCCTCCGCCTCACGGTAGGAGAATAAAACGGCAGAGAGTTGGGTCCTCGAGTCAATAGAATCAAGGCTATGTCTCAACCCTTCAGTCTTTCCCAGACGAAAGAGGTTGACAGTTTGATCTGATGAAGTGAGTTTCCTTACAAAATCTGTAACGGCATGCTTATCCGATTCATGGAAACGGCAGGTTGCAAAAATCTGCTTCCTCCATGAATAGATCTCGCTCATAACGAGGGAATTAATGGATGTCGTTGATTCGTGAAGCTTTCTCAAAGAAACCGAGTTCACGATCTCGGATAAAATTACGGATCGCCCCATATGAACAGGTAAGAAGATGTCGTAAACCTCTCTGGGTAAGGATACATTCTCCACAAAAAAGTCGATATTACACTTGCCGCCTGAATCATGAACGTTTAAGGGAAGATGGCAATCTGCGTTAACAACGGAGGAGAGGATAAAGCTATCGACCTCGAACGAAACAGAAAAGGACATGCTCAACCTGGAATCTATGTCGGACAACATTATTTACATAAACGCTAACACATATATTATAGTATTTTTTGTTTTTTCACAGATTCGCGGGAAACATGCGAAAGTATTATTTTATTCTGTGGATTATCCCTCGTTGTTGATAAAGGAGATCGAGAGGAAACTGGATGTGGAATGTAGGTTCGCGATAGTAAGAGGTGGTTCTATGCTCAGCCTTTCGAGGTTTGTGCGATCATCAATTCCTGTGCTGTTTGACGCGTCTTCCGGGAACAACATGTTGACCGCGTACATTCCAAAGGACGAGATAACGACATCCTCTAACTTCACAAAGTTCCTTAACATTAAGAGGGAGACTACTGAAAACATAGTTGTTGATTTTCCACTGGAGATGGAGGTCTCCGACTGTCTTAGGGAAATCAGCATCATTCCGTCGGTATCATCCCTTCTGCTCAACATTGAGGGCGGTAAACTTCTCGTCCGATTCCATTTTCACCACAGTTCCGGTGAGGAACTCTCCCTGCTTCTGCAAAAGTACATGGGCAAATTTTTCGATGAGGTAATAATAAGGCCCGCTCTTGGCATTATTTCTCTCATCCGGAAGAAGGATGAGAGCGTTCCAGTTTCAGTCATAGTCTATGATATCCCGGCAGCCGTGTACACGGATCCCCTCATCGTGCCGATTCTCAAGGAGGGCACAATTGCTGAACTCTCCAACGATACCTCAAAGACAGGTGTCCACAGGGTGATACTTTACACGTCACACAAAATAGAGAAGGTGGGGATTGAGATCTCAAGGGAAGAAGGGATATACGTGGTCCCGGTTAACAATGATTTCCTCAACGCTCTTGTCGATATTCAAAATGTCAATGGTCTTCAGAGATTCTATGTCTTCATTAAATATGTTGGGGACAGGCTAAGGATTATCGTTTTCCTCAGGCAGAAGGATGTGAAAAACTACCTTTCCGTTCTCTTTTCCCTCAGCTCCAAGGTCGGTATCAGAACGACGCTTGTCTTCTCGGACAGAGTCAATGATGGCATCTGGGAATATCTTTAGTAGATGCACTTATTTAGCGGTGAATTCCAATGAAGATTGAGGTTAGCGGAAAAGGACAGTCCAACGGTCTCTCTCGAGAGAAGAATGGGGGATGCGAATTCGGACCGGATACCTCAGGAACTGAAACCTCCGGTATAACTGAAGCCATGGAATCCGTCGACAGCGGAACGATCGTTCTAACAGGCGGGAGGTACATCTGCAGGGATGAACTTACCGTTAAAAGCGGTTTTACCATCGAGGGAAACCAGCATTCCATCATCGTAAATGAGACGAAGCATTTCTTTAAACCTTTCATGACGTTTAAAGCCTATACCTACTCCCCTTTTCTTATTGTAGATGCGAACGGGAGGGGGGGAATATCCATCGGTGAGAATGGAAACAACTCCATTCGCATCGGTTATCTCAAAGTCTATGGCTCTGGGAATGTGTATGACGAAGCATATGGTTCGCAGAACTCTTGCAGGATCTCCGGCTACAATGTGTCGGTAGGAGCGCTCGATATCCTCGGAGGCAACACCGGCCTTCTGGTCGAGAAGGCTGCGGACGTCCGGATACAGGATGTGCAGATAGTGGATTCAGCAACAGGCATAGCGATATCCTCAGATGAGCACGTTTCAATGGGCAGATTCTCGGTGGATTCGTGCTCCTACTGTGGCGTCCAGATTGACGCTTCCGCGGACATCTCAATGAGGGGGATCGTATGGAATAACACCCTCAGTTATCCGAGGAACAGTCTGAAATTCGGTATGCTGATCGGAGAATACTCTGCCGGGAATAAAAATTCATTTCTGGACATAAATGCGAAAATCATTGGCACCGGTGGCACCGCCGTCAAGCTTGGCAACACCTCGCTCAGCCGGCTTGATCTGCTGATATCAAATGAGAGAATGTCAACCGGTGGAAACGAAATCCTCTGTGGCATTGATTACGGAGAAAACATCGATCTGCTGGATATTGAGGCCACTCTGCACAGTATCAAGAATAACACCTCAGGCGAAGCCATCGGTGATCTTAACGTGATCTGATCGGCATCATATCGGTTTCATGCTGTGCGAATAAAGGCGGGTGCGTCAAGAAGAGAGGATTTTGCAGTTCTGTTGAGCCAGAAGATCGGCATGAGTAGGGATAACTGGAATGCAGCCCAGAATGCCGTAATATAGCCATACCATGTTCCCGACCTAAGTAGGAAGGCGATGGAGAATATGAGCATGAACATCAAGGTGAACTGCGGCCAGAACCTCCACCATGGCAGCCTTCCACCAGTGCGTGCAGTGACGAAAGCCCTCTTCTTGTGGAACACTACACCTATGGTGGCCATGATGCTCAGCGGAAAGAGTATGACATTTGATGACATGTTGAAGAAGACTGTGCGAAGGGGTGCCTTCTTGTCAAGATGTGTGATAACGAACGTTCCGAGGTTTATGATCGAATAGGGGAGCCATGCCAGAACGTATACATAGATATTTACGGTAAGGATCCGGACACCTATGACGGCAAGGAATGGCGCGAGAAGGAAGATCAGGTAGAACCAGCCATAAAGGTACCAGAGTGCACTGGAAAACCAGTCTATCTTTGCCTGTATATTGAAGCTTTTATTGAATAGTATTCCCCTGATGATCCTTGGTATGAGGGCAAGGGAGCCACTCGCCCACCTGTACTGCTGATTTATGTACCCGGACATGGTCACCGGCGCACGACCAAAAACGAGTCTCTTATTGTAGTAAAGGGTCTTCCACCCCTTCGAGAGCATAAGAACCGAAGTGGCTATATCCTCAACGATGTTCCCTTCGTCGAAGTATCCCACGCTCGCCAGAGCAGCCTTTCGGTAAATGACATTTGTGCCGCATGAAAAGGCAGTATTGGCAACGCTCTTACCCTCGAGAAGTATATCGTAAAATATGAACTGCTGCCCGTTTGCTATGTTCGCAAGCAGGCCGGTATCGAGATTAGTGTACAGCTGGGGCACCTGCACAAATGCCAGCTTTGGATCACGGTCAAGGAGTTCCACGGGTTCCTTCAGGAAATCTGGTGAGGGCATCTGGTCTATGTCCATGACAGCTACATAATCCTCCTTCAGGCCGGGGATGACATTGTTCAGAGCTCCAGCTTTGTATCCATGTCTGTCTATCCGATGGATATGCGGTATATTAAGGCGTTTACACAGTTCCTCGTTCTGCTTAGCGCTCTCATCCGTGGAATCGTCTAGAACATAAACGTTGGCGGACTCCTTAGACGCGTTCACAATGGCTATTAGATTATTGCGCACCATCGCAGGATCCTCGTTGTACATAGGCACAAGGAGAGCCACACGTTTTCTCTGCGCCCTTATTATCGCATTGTCCTTTGTCTCCGGATAGGAGAGTTTGCTCCTCCTGAAATTCAGGATGTAAGTGAGGCTCTGGAGGCCGAAAAATAGGTTCGCCATCCAGAATACTGTCGAGAAAACGTCATCGACCACGGTAGTCCCAGGGGCATAGGAACCGGCTATTGACGCACCTATACCGACGAAGATGAACGCTATATCAAAAACAAACAAGATAGTAAAGAGACGTATCTCGTTGCGTTCCTTCATCTCGTGCCCTTGTAGTGCTTCAGTATCGATCCGTCAGATGTCTCTTCTTCTCCGGCAGCAACTATACCGTCGGATGTTATTTTGAAGCTAAATGGCTTAGGATCGTATACTCCACCCCTCATCTTTACTATGGAGGCTTTACGCAGATAGTTGTTTCCGTCTGTGGTCTCCAGTTTGATTATGCCAGATACGTAATATTCCTCGATACCGAAAACACTTACATCACTCTTTCTCAGCCCGCTGGTCACAATGACGTAAACACCATCCATCGCCAGGGTGTTGAAGAAGATATTGACAAAATCGTCGTTCTCGACAAGCATCGGCGTTATTGGGTCAATGGCAAGCCTAACGATATCTGAGGTGACTACGGCTTTCTTAATCTCGGTTGTCAACTTCGTTATAAATTTTCTGTAATTCTTTGGATCATCCAGGATCTCTTGCTTGAGTTCCCTGATCTTGTCAGATAATTCCATGACCTCTATAAGGCCATCATTGTAATATTTTTCAAAGCCAAAGGAAAAGGTTTTCGCATTATTGATGAACTCCGATGGCCTCATATCGGACAATATGATCGCACCTTTCTCACCCAGCCTCGCTCCCTGCACGAGAAAATGCGTGCAGCTCGTTGTCTTTCCGGCACCCGCTTTGCCGGATATCATATAGACATTCCCCTTCTTCATAACACCATTAAGCATGCGATCAAAGCCCTTTACGCCGAAGAGGCTCTCTTTTGGCTCAACCTGCCGATCCAACCTCGGGTTAATTATGCTGATGTGATATATACCAGCCAGATTTGATTCTATTTCGTCCATTTCCCTCTCAACAACAAGTGCTTTCAGATTTATTCCACAGTCCTCAGCAGAAGAATTGAAGAGCATAAGATCGTTGACCAATTCGTGTGATTTTACGATCAGTACAACTACTTTGACGTTTTCGTCACTCCTCGACTCCAGCAGCAGATCGAATTTATGAATCACGCCTGACCTGCCAATAAGTGAAGCATTTTGTTTTGCCTCATAATTCTTAATGGAGAATGCCCCAGCGATTTTGGGCACAATGTCATCGAGTTTAAAGGCCATCATTATTAATAGGGTAATGACCAGAGTATAAATATGTCTTTCTCTATTACTGAAGATCAATTCCTTGCTGTGGAACCTTTTATTGTACTTCTAGAATTCTGTGAGGTTCCACTCAATATAGATGTGTTGCCATCCAGGGTACGGATCAATCTTCTTTCATAGAATAACAGATAGCACACGATTTTATTTCTAGGAACATCTTTCTTCACCGATGTTTCCTTTACGCCTCAATCATGAAAAAGGATGCTAACAGTTTTTGATTGTATGTCGCTTCAGCTTTACGGCAATTTATACCGTGTTGAGCTTCACGTTCCTCCCAAATCCTTCAGATGGTCCCATGATTTCAGGATTCATGCGTGTACGAAAAAGCTAAAAATTGGCGGCATTAAAGTTGTATCACAGCTTATGCTCTAGAAAATTGAGGAATTAGTATTAGAGTTGAAATCGTTTTTTTAGCGTAGTTTAGGATCATGGCAAAAATTCTACTTGGGTGCCGGCTTCTTGTAGATGACTTTGAAATCCTTTGGATTTGGCATTTTTATAAGGCTGAAAATTGTTGTCATGTTTTCTATAAGACCAAGAAAGAGGAAAGCAAAAGGGACAACTATAGCGTACTTCCAACTTGTGCCCATAGCTCCTATTTCATACGTGAGAGCAATGGAAATCAAGTTGACTACCGAAAAAAAGAAAATTATCGGATTTAAACCTATTCCAGTTGCTAGGTCGTAAATCCACAATAACTCTGCTACTATTCCAGT
The genomic region above belongs to Thermoplasmatales archaeon and contains:
- a CDS encoding AbrB/MazE/SpoVT family DNA-binding domain-containing protein, whose product is MPDKLIAVTRTSSKGSSLRITLPKEVAEKLNVSESEHIGFYEVKGEILVRKIE
- a CDS encoding glycosyltransferase, with the protein product MKERNEIRLFTILFVFDIAFIFVGIGASIAGSYAPGTTVVDDVFSTVFWMANLFFGLQSLTYILNFRRSKLSYPETKDNAIIRAQRKRVALLVPMYNEDPAMVRNNLIAIVNASKESANVYVLDDSTDESAKQNEELCKRLNIPHIHRIDRHGYKAGALNNVIPGLKEDYVAVMDIDQMPSPDFLKEPVELLDRDPKLAFVQVPQLYTNLDTGLLANIANGQQFIFYDILLEGKSVANTAFSCGTNVIYRKAALASVGYFDEGNIVEDIATSVLMLSKGWKTLYYNKRLVFGRAPVTMSGYINQQYRWASGSLALIPRIIRGILFNKSFNIQAKIDWFSSALWYLYGWFYLIFLLAPFLAVIGVRILTVNIYVYVLAWLPYSIINLGTFVITHLDKKAPLRTVFFNMSSNVILFPLSIMATIGVVFHKKRAFVTARTGGRLPWWRFWPQFTLMFMLIFSIAFLLRSGTWYGYITAFWAAFQLSLLMPIFWLNRTAKSSLLDAPAFIRTA